A stretch of Candidatus Binatia bacterium DNA encodes these proteins:
- a CDS encoding ABC transporter substrate binding protein, with protein MSRGVVFLFATILDFAAKNRLPAMYTAPVWVESGGLMSYAPDILGNWRRAAYFVDKILKGAKPADIPVEQPTKFELVINLKAAKQIGLTIPPNVLARADKVIK; from the coding sequence ATGAGCAGAGGCGTAGTGTTCTTATTCGCTACGATCCTCGATTTCGCAGCCAAGAACCGGCTCCCGGCGATGTATACGGCCCCTGTATGGGTCGAGTCAGGCGGTCTCATGAGCTATGCGCCGGACATCCTCGGTAACTGGCGGCGCGCCGCCTACTTCGTCGACAAGATCCTCAAAGGCGCGAAGCCCGCCGACATTCCCGTCGAGCAGCCGACGAAATTCGAGCTGGTAATCAACCTGAAGGCGGCGAAGCAGATCGGCCTGACGATTCCGCCGAACGTGCTGGCAAGGGCGGATAAGGTGATCAAGTAA